A part of Haloarchaeobius sp. HME9146 genomic DNA contains:
- a CDS encoding serpin family protein: MNTWNRREVLALAGALSIPALAGCLGSLGNSGPDVTPGLLASDLSRDMDPEVSTDTLRDQVRANTQFALDLHHNRVTEKPDENLFLSPLSISLAMAMVWAGARGDTEAQIAETLHYVEDQEDLHPTFNRLDLALDTPEDAEDEAFRLDLVNALWGQTDYPISSEYLDTVARNYGAGLRTLDFAAEPEAARETINSWVADQTEDRIEELLPQDSINDLTRLVGTNAVYFKAKWAQPFPEETTSQGTFTALDGTESQVPLMRHSDVAVPYAEVDGVQAVELPYEGDAASMVVVLPPEGEFETYEQALDADGLHTLFDALEANDGRVVLPKFTFGTKVGLNQALKDLGMPDAFDHDRADFSGLVEPGTPERLAIDDVQHESFVAVDENGTEATAATGVVVGDESAPMNPFEFVADRPFLFAIRHRETDSVVFLGRVVDAAAAQSAE, translated from the coding sequence ATGAACACCTGGAATCGTCGAGAGGTACTCGCCCTGGCGGGCGCGCTCTCCATTCCGGCCCTGGCGGGCTGTCTCGGGAGCCTCGGCAACAGTGGCCCCGACGTGACGCCCGGCCTGCTTGCCTCCGACCTCTCCCGCGACATGGACCCCGAGGTCTCGACCGACACACTCCGCGACCAGGTCCGGGCCAACACCCAGTTCGCGCTCGACCTGCATCACAACCGGGTGACCGAGAAGCCCGACGAGAACCTGTTCCTCTCGCCGCTGTCCATCTCGCTCGCCATGGCGATGGTGTGGGCCGGTGCCCGCGGCGACACCGAGGCCCAGATAGCCGAGACGCTGCACTACGTCGAGGACCAGGAAGATCTCCACCCGACGTTCAACCGGCTCGACCTCGCGCTGGACACCCCGGAAGACGCCGAAGACGAGGCCTTCAGGTTGGACCTCGTGAACGCCCTCTGGGGCCAGACCGACTACCCCATCAGCAGCGAGTATCTCGACACCGTCGCCCGCAACTACGGCGCTGGCCTGCGGACCCTCGACTTCGCGGCCGAACCCGAGGCCGCCCGCGAGACTATCAATTCGTGGGTCGCCGACCAGACCGAAGACCGCATCGAGGAGTTGCTCCCTCAGGACTCCATCAACGACCTGACCCGGCTCGTCGGCACCAACGCGGTCTACTTCAAGGCGAAGTGGGCCCAGCCCTTCCCCGAGGAAACCACCAGCCAGGGGACCTTCACTGCGCTCGACGGCACGGAGTCGCAGGTCCCGCTGATGCGCCACTCCGACGTGGCGGTCCCCTACGCCGAGGTCGACGGCGTACAGGCGGTCGAACTCCCCTACGAGGGCGACGCGGCCAGCATGGTCGTCGTCCTCCCACCCGAAGGCGAGTTCGAGACCTACGAGCAAGCACTGGACGCCGACGGCCTCCACACCCTGTTCGACGCGCTCGAAGCGAACGACGGGCGAGTCGTCCTCCCCAAGTTCACCTTCGGCACGAAGGTCGGCCTGAACCAGGCATTGAAAGACCTCGGGATGCCCGACGCCTTCGACCACGACCGCGCGGACTTCTCCGGGCTGGTCGAACCCGGGACCCCGGAACGCCTCGCCATCGACGACGTGCAACACGAGAGCTTCGTCGCGGTCGACGAGAACGGCACCGAGGCGACCGCCGCGACCGGGGTCGTCGTCGGCGACGAGTCCGCCCCGATGAACCCCTTCGAGTTCGTCGCGGACCGGCCGTTCCTGTTCGCCATCCGGCATCGCGAGACCGACTCGGTGGTCTTCCTCGGCCGGGTCGTGGACGCCGCGGCAGCGCAGTCAGCCGAGTAA
- a CDS encoding DUF5781 family protein — MEVRVQGSGPTAPFLSARDVFETEADVQLPIHVHVRDDPDERTWTGHYDDHHVLNISRRAATSVMARELTIHEFSHMVRYEQNHPSHVQSTEEALFLGLAGNSVERRKVAHCYQIANHMKDIYADDITMQVSPPEKLVSFLESSLAAAVADQPTPPRAGLMPIQPGSDPDITAVNAAFALALVERHDLVDDDHPMYDLARVAAGDAPDVSVERFKQRFATLADDPSESEYRKALVDVTREYALGRQQAAD, encoded by the coding sequence GGACGTCTTCGAGACCGAGGCCGACGTCCAGTTGCCGATTCACGTCCACGTCAGGGACGACCCCGACGAGCGGACCTGGACAGGCCACTACGACGACCACCACGTCCTCAACATCTCCCGACGGGCCGCGACGAGCGTGATGGCTCGCGAACTCACCATCCACGAGTTCTCGCACATGGTGCGCTACGAGCAGAACCACCCCTCGCACGTCCAGTCGACCGAGGAGGCGCTGTTCCTGGGGCTCGCGGGCAACAGCGTCGAGCGCCGCAAGGTCGCACACTGCTACCAGATCGCGAACCACATGAAGGACATCTACGCCGACGACATCACGATGCAGGTCTCGCCGCCCGAGAAGCTCGTCTCCTTCCTCGAATCCAGTCTGGCGGCGGCGGTCGCCGACCAGCCGACCCCACCCCGGGCGGGCCTGATGCCCATCCAGCCGGGGTCGGACCCGGACATCACCGCGGTCAACGCCGCCTTTGCACTCGCGCTGGTGGAGCGCCACGACCTGGTCGACGACGACCACCCGATGTACGACCTCGCACGCGTAGCCGCGGGCGACGCGCCCGACGTGAGCGTCGAGCGATTCAAGCAACGGTTCGCGACGCTGGCGGACGACCCCTCCGAGAGCGAGTACCGCAAGGCCCTGGTCGACGTGACCCGGGAGTACGCCCTCGGGCGGCAACAGGCCGCGGACTGA